One genomic segment of Streptomyces sp. RerS4 includes these proteins:
- a CDS encoding FAD-dependent oxidoreductase, translating to MNAPRNTCPAAVRRRAVVIGGSLAGTLAAAALRDVVDEVLVVDGDELPEGAAARRGLPQGDHAHMFWSGGVRAAEELLPGITARWLAAGAHRVPIPTGMVGFSAQGWFRRWGRAETHFVIACTRALLDSVVREALTARPGVRILGRTRVEGLTGGASRVTGVRVRGADGRQEVLEADFVVDASGRGSRAPAYLRELGVTAAPERSLDLGLVYATRVFRAPEGAEGFPIVTVHPLPRTGRPGRGASILPVEGGRWIVTTVGSRGGEPTGNAADFEPFARGLRHPIVGEIISHLEPLTEVAISRSTRNTRRSFEQVRRWPERFVVLGDALAAFNPLYGHGMSAAAQSALILRDLARSDGVEAPRLARRVQRAVARPVSAAWDLAVGQDVFFPGVRGGGPSRRDRALAGYVDRLVRTSCGNFTMVRDLTAVTSLQAPLTTLVRPRVLLSAARGPLLPPLEGPPLSDRERALVRLGGRTRAGGGTRLGRG from the coding sequence ATGAACGCCCCCCGGAACACCTGCCCCGCGGCCGTGCGGCGCAGGGCCGTCGTCATCGGCGGGAGCCTGGCCGGAACCCTGGCCGCCGCCGCGCTGCGCGACGTGGTGGACGAGGTCCTCGTGGTCGACGGCGACGAGCTGCCCGAGGGCGCGGCGGCCCGCAGGGGGCTACCCCAGGGCGATCACGCGCACATGTTCTGGAGCGGCGGGGTGCGGGCGGCCGAGGAGCTGCTGCCCGGGATCACCGCCCGGTGGCTGGCGGCGGGCGCGCACCGCGTCCCGATCCCCACGGGCATGGTCGGGTTCAGCGCGCAGGGCTGGTTCCGGCGTTGGGGCCGGGCCGAGACCCACTTCGTGATCGCGTGCACCCGCGCGCTCCTGGACTCGGTGGTGCGCGAGGCGCTCACGGCCCGGCCGGGTGTACGGATCCTCGGGCGGACGCGGGTGGAGGGCCTCACCGGCGGCGCGTCCCGGGTGACGGGGGTGCGGGTGCGGGGGGCCGACGGTCGCCAGGAGGTCCTGGAGGCCGACTTCGTCGTCGACGCGAGCGGCCGGGGTTCCCGGGCACCGGCGTACCTGCGGGAGCTGGGGGTCACCGCCGCGCCCGAACGGAGCCTGGACCTCGGCCTGGTGTACGCGACGCGGGTCTTCCGCGCGCCCGAGGGGGCCGAGGGCTTCCCGATCGTCACCGTGCACCCGCTGCCGCGGACCGGTCGCCCAGGGCGGGGCGCGAGCATCCTGCCGGTCGAGGGAGGGCGGTGGATCGTCACGACGGTGGGCAGTCGAGGGGGCGAACCGACGGGGAACGCGGCGGACTTCGAGCCCTTCGCGCGCGGGCTGCGCCACCCGATCGTCGGCGAGATCATCTCCCACCTCGAACCGCTCACGGAGGTGGCGATCAGCCGCAGCACCCGCAACACGCGGCGCTCCTTCGAGCAGGTGCGCCGCTGGCCCGAACGATTCGTCGTCCTCGGGGACGCGCTCGCCGCGTTCAACCCGCTGTACGGGCACGGCATGTCGGCCGCCGCGCAGTCGGCGCTCATCCTGCGCGACCTGGCACGGTCCGACGGGGTGGAGGCGCCGCGGCTGGCCCGGCGGGTCCAACGGGCCGTGGCCCGGCCGGTCTCCGCCGCCTGGGATCTGGCGGTGGGGCAGGACGTGTTCTTCCCGGGGGTGCGGGGCGGCGGGCCGAGCCGCCGCGACCGGGCCCTGGCCGGGTACGTGGACCGGCTGGTGCGTACGAGCTGCGGCAACTTCACGATGGTGCGGGACCTGACGGCCGTGACCTCCCTCCAGGCTCCGCTGACCACCCTGGTCAGGCCCCGCGTCCTGCTGAGCGCCGCGCGCGGCCCCCTCCTGCCGCCACTGGAGGGCCCGCCCCTGTCGGACCGAGAACGGGCCCTCGTACGGCTCGGTGGACGGACGCGGGCAGGAGGCGGCACGCGGCTCGGGCGGGGTTAG
- a CDS encoding MAB_1171c family putative transporter yields the protein MNNWYYYVLVALLFAGFALRGPGVLRAWRDPLVRSVSVLLPLAAAVFFFAAPPTVARVNELTGVPNFSAPLVYGIVTALSAALVNLAITWRGGPEERRRTATRWCVGAYGALIAAMFTLFALGDTPDERLRDFDTYYATTPYIGPMIVLYILAHALASGILASLCRRWAREVTGLLRVGLLVIVYGSVVALVYDTCKLLAVGARWTGHDWDAMSTTVAPVVASVASLFQCVGLALPSVGHALARQWRSWSQYKRLGPLWRITRAVTPYEQVRLPWWSSLGKRHLRRTCDIRDGLRLLTPYLEPGGRHADSPAHTDSPAHTDFPAPAAGRLAPGSARYVALVTAAYRTLRPSPVDHETDGFETMLEGDDDRLVRLSDALRVLTVLDARPADTAVATDAVGTPRPPAAHQRAAT from the coding sequence ATGAACAACTGGTACTACTACGTCCTCGTCGCGCTGCTGTTCGCCGGCTTCGCGCTGCGCGGGCCGGGAGTCCTGCGGGCCTGGCGCGACCCGCTGGTGCGGTCGGTGTCCGTCCTGTTGCCGCTGGCCGCCGCCGTGTTCTTCTTCGCGGCGCCGCCGACGGTCGCGCGGGTGAACGAGCTGACGGGCGTGCCGAACTTCTCGGCCCCGCTGGTGTACGGCATCGTCACCGCCCTCAGCGCCGCCCTGGTCAACCTGGCGATCACCTGGCGCGGAGGCCCGGAGGAGCGCCGCCGCACCGCCACCCGCTGGTGCGTCGGCGCCTACGGGGCCCTGATCGCGGCGATGTTCACGCTGTTCGCGCTCGGGGACACGCCCGACGAACGACTACGGGACTTCGACACCTACTACGCCACCACCCCGTACATCGGCCCGATGATCGTGCTCTACATACTGGCCCACGCGTTGGCGAGCGGGATCCTGGCCTCGCTGTGCCGGCGCTGGGCCCGCGAGGTGACGGGGCTGTTGCGGGTCGGCCTGCTCGTCATCGTGTACGGGTCGGTCGTCGCGCTCGTTTATGACACGTGCAAGCTGTTGGCCGTCGGCGCGCGGTGGACGGGTCACGACTGGGACGCGATGAGTACGACGGTGGCGCCGGTGGTCGCCTCGGTGGCCTCCCTGTTCCAGTGCGTGGGGCTGGCGCTGCCGTCCGTCGGGCACGCCCTGGCCCGGCAGTGGCGGAGCTGGTCGCAGTACAAGCGGCTCGGCCCGCTGTGGCGGATCACGCGCGCGGTGACCCCGTACGAGCAGGTACGCCTGCCCTGGTGGTCCTCGCTCGGCAAGCGGCACCTGCGCCGGACCTGCGACATCCGCGACGGGCTGCGGCTGCTGACCCCGTATCTGGAGCCCGGTGGGCGGCACGCCGACTCCCCCGCGCACACCGACTCCCCGGCGCACACCGACTTCCCCGCGCCCGCCGCCGGAAGGCTCGCGCCGGGCTCGGCGCGGTACGTCGCCCTGGTGACGGCGGCGTACCGCACGCTGCGCCCGTCGCCGGTCGATCACGAGACGGACGGGTTCGAGACCATGCTCGAAGGCGACGACGACAGGCTCGTGCGGCTGTCCGACGCGCTGCGCGTCCTGACCGTGCTCGACGCGCGGCCCGCCGACACGGCCGTCGCCACCGATGCCGTCGGCACACCCCGCCCCCCGGCGGCCCACCAGAGAGCAGCCACATGA
- a CDS encoding MAB_1171c family putative transporter translates to MSDPGFLIPALLGAVASLMRLPSLLRSPRDPLLRAVTAFLVSTTGVFFFGTIPMIAKVNEVTGVPNLAAPFVYTWVMACSGSGIVLIINWRGGSPERIRRASHACLAVYAALSVALFTLFALGDAPVERLRDLDTYYATTPYIREMIVLYLLAHTAAALVMSSLCWRWLPHVTGELRTGLALMMTGFALTLCYDMCKFAAVGARWAGLDWDALSTDVARALSAAAAPLVACGFAIPLTVQRLRGPWRNWTRYRRLGPLSRLVGSLAPRGTTVRMALLCPLGVRRLQRESAIRDGLLTLNPYFDLALRARVFEEARACGTDPAEAAADADAAMFLAAVAALRADPERRVITSSRGLQEGTGEYGDLVRISQSLSHTPAGNGAGPRGVRASGGTS, encoded by the coding sequence GTGTCGGATCCCGGTTTCCTGATCCCGGCGTTGCTGGGCGCGGTGGCGAGCCTGATGCGGCTGCCCAGCCTGCTGCGCAGTCCCCGCGATCCGCTGCTGCGGGCGGTGACGGCCTTCCTCGTCTCCACCACCGGGGTGTTCTTCTTCGGCACCATCCCGATGATCGCGAAGGTCAACGAGGTCACCGGCGTCCCGAACCTCGCGGCCCCCTTCGTCTACACGTGGGTGATGGCCTGCTCCGGCTCCGGCATCGTCCTGATCATCAACTGGCGCGGCGGCTCGCCCGAGCGCATCCGGCGGGCCAGCCACGCCTGCCTCGCCGTCTACGCGGCCCTGAGCGTGGCCCTGTTCACGCTGTTCGCGCTCGGGGACGCGCCGGTCGAGCGGCTGCGTGACCTGGACACCTACTACGCGACCACCCCTTACATCCGTGAGATGATCGTTCTCTACCTGCTGGCCCACACGGCGGCGGCCCTGGTCATGTCGTCTCTTTGTTGGCGCTGGCTGCCGCACGTCACGGGAGAGCTCCGTACGGGACTGGCCCTCATGATGACCGGATTCGCACTCACCCTGTGCTATGACATGTGCAAGTTCGCGGCCGTCGGCGCCCGGTGGGCCGGCCTCGACTGGGACGCGCTCAGTACCGACGTCGCCCGTGCGCTGAGCGCGGCGGCGGCTCCGCTGGTCGCCTGCGGCTTCGCCATCCCGCTGACCGTGCAGCGCCTGCGCGGGCCGTGGCGGAACTGGACCCGCTACCGGCGGCTCGGCCCGCTGTCCCGGCTGGTGGGGAGCCTCGCGCCGCGCGGCACGACGGTCCGGATGGCGTTGCTGTGTCCGCTGGGCGTACGCCGGCTCCAGCGAGAGTCCGCGATCCGCGACGGTCTGTTGACCCTGAACCCCTACTTCGACCTCGCCCTGCGCGCCCGCGTGTTCGAAGAGGCCAGGGCGTGCGGCACGGACCCGGCCGAGGCCGCGGCCGACGCCGACGCCGCGATGTTCCTGGCCGCGGTGGCCGCGTTGCGCGCGGACCCCGAGCGTCGGGTGATCACGTCCTCGCGCGGGCTCCAGGAGGGGACGGGCGAGTACGGAGACCTCGTCCGGATCTCGCAGTCACTGTCACACACCCCCGCCGGCAACGGAGCCGGGCCGCGTGGTGTCCGAGCCTCAGGGGGCACCTCATGA
- a CDS encoding toxin-antitoxin system, toxin component yields the protein MRQSVGALVEAVGHLNPPASGETVCRALCEAMGRRRGRHIEFRTTSFPPGTASGLALDLGERDLVIVEKKTAPDHQVIITGHELRHLELGHCHQHLDEGSVAARLLDHDADLRGVVASVLSVAGRQTPALMERDGSRARRQQREEQAAEQYGLELAHAVQHLLADPGPERFDRDTTSGRIGAALGHPGARG from the coding sequence ATGCGACAGTCCGTCGGCGCCCTGGTGGAGGCGGTCGGGCACCTGAACCCGCCCGCGTCCGGCGAGACCGTGTGTCGCGCGCTCTGCGAGGCCATGGGACGGCGTCGCGGGCGGCACATCGAGTTCCGTACGACGTCCTTCCCCCCGGGTACCGCCAGCGGGCTCGCCCTCGACCTCGGCGAGCGGGACCTGGTCATCGTGGAGAAGAAGACCGCCCCCGACCATCAGGTCATCATCACCGGCCACGAGCTGCGCCACCTGGAGCTGGGGCACTGTCACCAGCACCTCGACGAGGGCTCCGTGGCCGCCCGGCTGCTCGACCACGACGCCGACCTGCGGGGCGTCGTCGCCTCGGTGTTGTCCGTGGCCGGTCGCCAGACCCCCGCGCTGATGGAGCGCGACGGATCGCGGGCGCGCCGCCAACAGCGGGAGGAGCAGGCGGCGGAGCAGTACGGGCTGGAGCTGGCGCACGCCGTGCAGCACCTGCTCGCCGACCCCGGCCCCGAGCGCTTCGACCGGGATACGACGTCCGGCCGGATCGGCGCCGCCCTCGGCCATCCGGGCGCCCGGGGCTGA
- a CDS encoding amidase, whose protein sequence is MSVPSWGSGADPCACAVAAAVDAGRVPAHGPAEEALARIAVRDPDVRAFTAVWPRVAAERAADVARRIRAGERLPLAGVPLAVKDTEGLTSRQTALLLEAGCVPVGATATPGRGTRWQTWGSTERGPTLNPYDPLRSPGGSSAGSAAAVAAGMVTLATGSDGAGSVRIPAAWCGVIGLKPTNGRVPSRDGAGLNVAGPLARHACDAARYLDVLTGTPPGPAPRPPVRPLRAVWSATLGLTTTDDAVATTAHAFLEALAASGAVALREFPVRLTDPTRAWQDLRRAGKGGAGPEASRCRAALRAELDAVFTRAELLATPTTPNPPHGHEGPGEVMSVALTWAFNISGHPAISLPAGFTPAGEPVGLHLVAPPGRERDLLAVATAAAGPVGTQRTFPARTASG, encoded by the coding sequence ATGAGTGTCCCGTCGTGGGGTTCCGGAGCGGACCCCTGCGCCTGCGCGGTGGCCGCCGCCGTCGACGCGGGCCGGGTGCCGGCGCACGGACCGGCCGAGGAGGCCTTGGCCCGGATCGCCGTACGCGACCCCGACGTGCGGGCGTTCACCGCCGTGTGGCCCCGGGTGGCGGCCGAGCGGGCGGCCGACGTCGCCCGGCGGATCCGGGCCGGGGAGCGGCTGCCGCTGGCCGGGGTGCCGCTCGCGGTCAAGGACACCGAGGGGCTGACGTCGCGGCAGACGGCCCTGCTGCTGGAGGCCGGCTGCGTGCCGGTCGGCGCGACCGCCACCCCCGGCCGGGGCACCCGCTGGCAGACCTGGGGGTCCACGGAACGCGGACCGACCCTCAACCCGTACGATCCGCTGCGCAGTCCGGGCGGTTCCTCCGCCGGCTCGGCCGCCGCCGTGGCGGCCGGGATGGTGACGCTGGCCACCGGCAGCGACGGCGCCGGGTCGGTACGCATCCCCGCCGCCTGGTGCGGGGTCATCGGCCTCAAGCCGACCAACGGCCGGGTGCCGTCGCGGGACGGGGCCGGTCTGAACGTCGCCGGGCCCCTCGCCCGGCACGCCTGCGACGCGGCCCGCTACCTGGACGTGCTGACCGGGACACCGCCGGGGCCCGCGCCCCGGCCGCCCGTACGGCCGCTCAGAGCCGTCTGGTCGGCGACGCTGGGGCTCACCACGACGGACGACGCCGTCGCGACGACGGCCCACGCCTTCCTGGAGGCCCTCGCCGCCTCCGGAGCCGTGGCCCTGCGGGAGTTCCCCGTACGGCTCACCGATCCCACGCGGGCGTGGCAGGACCTGCGCCGGGCGGGGAAAGGGGGCGCGGGCCCCGAGGCGTCACGGTGCCGGGCCGCGCTTCGGGCGGAGCTGGACGCGGTGTTCACCCGGGCCGAGCTGCTGGCCACGCCGACCACACCCAACCCGCCGCACGGGCACGAGGGGCCCGGGGAGGTCATGAGCGTGGCCCTCACCTGGGCGTTCAACATCAGCGGGCACCCCGCGATCAGCCTCCCCGCCGGGTTCACGCCGGCCGGGGAACCGGTCGGGCTGCACCTGGTCGCCCCTCCGGGGCGGGAGCGGGACCTGCTGGCCGTGGCCACGGCCGCCGCCGGCCCGGTCGGGACGCAGCGTACGTTTCCCGCCAGGACAGCGTCAGGTTGA
- a CDS encoding isomerase, which yields MPQITVDYSTSLAEAFDRRAFAAALHRLTAEAVDTPLDTCKTRFRRIAREETYVADGAPEHAVVHVDVALLPGRTPEVKARLSEAVLELLRAHTASAGLTVHASVDVPDLGAAYRKHVGV from the coding sequence ATGCCGCAGATCACCGTCGACTACTCGACCTCCCTGGCGGAGGCGTTCGACCGTCGGGCCTTCGCCGCCGCTCTGCACCGGCTCACCGCCGAAGCCGTCGACACCCCGCTCGACACCTGCAAAACGCGCTTTCGCCGCATCGCGCGGGAGGAGACGTACGTGGCGGACGGCGCGCCCGAACACGCCGTGGTCCACGTGGACGTGGCCCTGCTGCCCGGCCGCACCCCGGAGGTCAAGGCTCGCCTGAGCGAAGCGGTGCTGGAACTGCTGCGCGCCCACACGGCCTCCGCCGGACTCACCGTCCACGCGTCGGTGGACGTACCCGACCTGGGAGCGGCGTACCGCAAGCACGTCGGGGTCTGA
- a CDS encoding sigma-70 family RNA polymerase sigma factor, producing the protein MTELPTTAGRVGARPEWHIPSPTQCPDFEAFYRHEMPRVTVFLMHVGATAYEAADAAHEAFCAVLPDKWATLEFPKAYLRRTAYRFYLRQTASRTTPWDPVPDRPGGTCPLATVLVTEEQRRIMDALALLPPAERETMAWSLDGFNHEEIAVHLGKSPAAVRKGYQRARERLLSILGIEREDGHG; encoded by the coding sequence ATGACCGAACTTCCCACCACGGCCGGGCGCGTGGGAGCGCGACCGGAGTGGCACATCCCGTCGCCCACCCAGTGCCCCGACTTCGAGGCCTTCTACCGCCACGAGATGCCCCGGGTGACGGTGTTCCTGATGCACGTGGGCGCCACGGCGTACGAGGCCGCGGACGCCGCGCACGAGGCGTTCTGCGCCGTCCTGCCGGACAAATGGGCCACGCTGGAGTTCCCCAAGGCCTACCTCCGCCGGACGGCGTACCGCTTCTACCTGCGCCAGACCGCGAGCCGGACCACGCCCTGGGATCCGGTCCCCGACCGGCCCGGCGGGACCTGCCCGCTCGCCACCGTCCTCGTGACCGAGGAACAACGCCGGATCATGGACGCCCTCGCCCTGCTGCCTCCCGCCGAACGCGAGACGATGGCCTGGTCGCTCGACGGCTTCAACCACGAGGAGATCGCCGTCCACCTCGGAAAGTCCCCCGCGGCCGTCCGCAAGGGCTACCAACGCGCCCGCGAGCGTCTGCTGTCGATCCTCGGCATCGAGAGGGAGGACGGCCATGGGTGA
- a CDS encoding UDP-N-acetylglucosamine--N-acetylmuramyl-(pentapeptide) pyrophosphoryl-undecaprenol N-acetylglucosamine transferase — MNASSLSRPFRLLVTGGGTGGHTYPALTAIRTLRGRLAAEGGTLDVLWIGTQDGLEARVAPAEGIAFKTVATGKIRRSANPLKMLSAANVKDMARVPLGVAQARAIVSEFHPDVVLATGGYVAVPAGLAARLCRRPLVLHEQTVRLGLANRKLASSATRIAVSSESSLPLLPADVRDRAVVTGNPVRPEVLTGHPDKAVHALNLTGFDRRLPTIYVTGGAQGAQQINGVVREVLPWLLSHANVIHQCGPANVDELRAAAAGLDPVLAGRYHLTGFVGAELPDVLALADVVISRSGAGTLAELTALGKPAVFVPLATSAGNEQAHNARHLADAGAAVALLGDVTGHTLAEAVGPLLTDPAGRIAMADRARAYGMPDAADRLVDVLLSAAASD, encoded by the coding sequence ATGAACGCATCCTCCCTCTCTCGTCCCTTCCGACTGCTCGTGACCGGTGGTGGGACCGGCGGTCACACCTACCCCGCCCTGACGGCGATCCGCACGCTGCGCGGGCGCCTCGCGGCCGAGGGCGGCACCCTCGACGTGCTGTGGATCGGGACCCAGGACGGTCTGGAGGCGCGGGTCGCCCCGGCGGAGGGCATCGCGTTCAAGACGGTCGCCACCGGGAAGATCCGCCGATCGGCGAACCCGCTGAAGATGCTGTCGGCGGCGAACGTCAAGGACATGGCGCGGGTGCCGCTGGGCGTGGCCCAGGCCCGTGCGATCGTGTCCGAGTTCCATCCGGACGTGGTCCTGGCGACGGGCGGCTACGTGGCCGTGCCCGCCGGACTGGCCGCCCGGCTGTGCCGGCGCCCGCTCGTCCTGCACGAGCAGACGGTCCGGCTGGGCCTGGCCAACCGGAAGCTGGCGAGCTCGGCGACCCGCATCGCGGTCTCCTCGGAGTCCTCGCTCCCGCTGCTGCCCGCCGACGTACGCGACCGCGCGGTCGTCACCGGCAACCCGGTCCGGCCGGAGGTCCTGACCGGACACCCCGACAAGGCGGTGCACGCCCTGAACCTGACGGGCTTCGACCGTCGCCTGCCGACGATCTACGTCACCGGCGGGGCCCAGGGCGCGCAGCAGATCAACGGGGTGGTGCGCGAGGTGCTGCCGTGGCTGCTGAGCCACGCGAACGTGATCCACCAGTGCGGTCCGGCCAACGTCGACGAACTCCGGGCCGCCGCCGCGGGTCTCGACCCGGTGCTCGCGGGCCGCTACCACCTGACCGGCTTCGTCGGCGCCGAACTGCCGGACGTGCTGGCCCTCGCGGACGTGGTGATCTCCCGGTCCGGGGCGGGAACCCTCGCCGAGCTGACCGCACTCGGCAAGCCCGCCGTGTTCGTCCCCCTGGCCACCTCGGCCGGCAACGAGCAGGCACACAACGCCCGACACCTCGCCGACGCGGGCGCCGCCGTGGCCCTGCTCGGCGACGTCACCGGCCACACCCTCGCGGAGGCCGTCGGCCCCCTCCTCACCGACCCCGCCGGCCGCATCGCCATGGCGGACCGAGCCCGCGCGTACGGCATGCCGGACGCCGCCGACCGACTCGTGGACGTCCTCCTCTCGGCCGCCGCATCCGACTGA
- a CDS encoding GNAT family N-acetyltransferase — MIASVTLRASATPTAPALLLRPWRAADVTALVEVYRDPDLRHGTSTRIACEEDGLRWVRAAQRDRAAGVRLAFAVFEAASAVAAGRLVGHVVLKEVAPGKPSAEVGYRTAAWARGRGVAPRALEALTVWALDTFRADGLERLELLHQEDNVASCRVAQKCGYAFDRTLPSTPPSYPLDGHLHVRHAVAA; from the coding sequence ATGATCGCCTCCGTCACGCTCCGGGCCTCCGCGACGCCGACCGCTCCCGCCCTTCTCCTGCGCCCCTGGCGCGCGGCGGACGTCACCGCGCTGGTCGAGGTCTACCGGGACCCCGACCTGCGGCACGGGACGAGCACGCGCATCGCGTGCGAGGAGGACGGGCTGCGGTGGGTGCGCGCCGCGCAGCGGGATCGGGCGGCGGGCGTCCGGCTCGCCTTCGCCGTCTTCGAAGCGGCGAGCGCCGTGGCGGCGGGGCGGTTGGTGGGCCACGTGGTGCTCAAGGAAGTCGCGCCCGGCAAGCCGTCCGCCGAGGTCGGCTACCGGACGGCGGCGTGGGCTCGCGGGCGAGGCGTGGCCCCGAGAGCCCTGGAGGCCCTCACCGTCTGGGCCCTCGACACCTTCCGCGCCGACGGCCTGGAACGCCTGGAACTCCTCCACCAAGAGGACAACGTGGCGTCCTGCCGCGTCGCGCAAAAGTGCGGCTACGCCTTCGACAGGACGCTCCCGTCAACCCCTCCCTCCTACCCCCTCGACGGACACCTCCACGTACGTCACGCGGTCGCCGCCTGA